The nucleotide sequence GGGAATATTCCAGACTGACTTTTACCTGACTGGCCTGACTATGCTTAATGATATTGGTCAGACTTTCTTCGACTACTCGGATCAAGGTCAAACACTGTAATGCCGTTGGTTCACGCTGCCAGACTTTTGGAAATGACCATTCAACTACAATCCCCATTTCTTCCATCAGCTGGGTAAAACGATAACGTACCGGTGCGATCCAGAGTACCGGCGTTTGTGGGACTTTATTTTCAATAGATGAACCACTGTCAATGATTTGTCTGAGATCATCTCTGAGCAGTTTCAGCATGGAAAGAAACTGCTGTTTAGAAACTGTTTCGCTACTTTGATCCACCAGAATCATGGAACGGACAATAGACCCTCCCAACCCGTCATGCAGTTCATGTGACAGATTAATCCGTTCTTGCAGACGAACATTCGTCAGCTCCAGTTGATGTTTATCGCTCAGGCTTTTATTCAGGTCGGCACTGACCTGCTGAACTTTACGTTCTAACTGGGTATTAAATTTTTCGATTTTCCTGACATTACGATTCAAGCGTGTGCCCATAATCAGCACGACAAACAGGGTAATAATCGGTGAGGTATAGGGGGATAAAGGTGAAAATTCATTGACCTGGGTTTGGTTCAACATGATCAGGTCGATGACTACACACAGCAAAATCCCCCAGAGACACAGCGTCAGGAAAAGATATTCTCCATTTCGGGTTTTGATGGCCTGATAGCTGACATATACAGTACAACTAATAAAGAGCAATACATAGATGATAAACACTCCGCCCAGTACCTGCTCCAGATAATCCAAGGAACTGATCATAACCAGTAAGCTGGACAGAACGCTGACCAGAATAAATCCTCGCTCCAACTGCTTAAATTTCTGTTTTACAAAGCGGATCAGATACAGACAAAAACAATGGATATAGGCAATAAAAAAAAGCATATTGGCTTTAGCTGCCGAAATCGTGGAGTGAAATGGAAAATTTTCTGTAGTCAAGACATTGGAAATAAACAGAATCCACAACAGTGAACTGAGTGCCAGCCAGCCAAAAGTGGTTTCTGAACGCCGGAATAACCAGATAATGAAACAGATCAGCCCAATCGTGGCAGAGAAAATCATATTGATCTGGAATACGGTACGGCGATCCCAGATTTTTTCCAAATACTGCTGGCTATTCACCAACACATTATTAAACTGAATATTGCCCAGGCCCGCGCTTTGGAAACTGTAGCCATTTACATAAATCAGGATTTCATTACTGTCTTTACGCAAACCGCTAATCGGGAAAACCCAGTAACGCGGCATATTCCAGCTTTTCGACAAGGGCTCTTGCAAGTTCCGGTCAGACCAAAGCAAGTCACCATTCAGGAACACGGCACCTGCCGAATTAATATAATCAATAGAAAAGGCAACCGGTTCTGCAAGACGAATATTGTCCTGACATGACCAACGCCAGACAATCTTGTACCAGGCACCCCCATGATAATTCTTCCAGTTATTCTGCCAGTTATCCGGCAAACGTACGCTTTGCCAGCCCGATGTCGGCATCTCGGTAGGACCCTGAGCCTGAACCTTCTGAATATATTCGATCTTCACCTGACAAAGATCATTAATCTGAAAATGGTTTTGTGCCTGACTGATACTACAGAACAAGCAAAGCCAGCTGCACAGGACAAAAACACCGATCCATTTCAGTCGCTGCCGTTTGCTGCTTCTGGAACAGGCAGATGACATTACAGAATTCCCAGATGCCGTGCGGTACTGACCGCCTTGGTACGTTTACTGACCGAGAGTTTGCGGTAAATATGCTTGATATGACTTTCGACGGTATAGCGTGATACACAGAGCTGCTCGGCAATTTCACGATTACTCAGACCTTGCGCAACCAAGGACAGGATTTCCTGCTCCCGCTGTGTGAGCGTTTCCTGATCCGCAGCTGGCCTGTTCTGTTCTACTGTTCCTGAAATGGTGGGAATAGAAATCTGTTTTAAAATTTCACGGGCAACAAAGGGATCAATCGGTGCACCGCCACGCAAAATACTGCGAATAGCCAAGGCGACTTCAACATCATCCCGTTCTTTCAGCACATAACCGGTCGCACCGGCCTGAATTGCCCTAAACAGGCTATCTTGGGTACTCCAGGCAGACACCACCAGAATCAACGCTTGTGCGTCCTGTTCGCGGATTTTTTCAATAATTGAAATCCCACTTCCATCTGGTAAACCCAAATCTACTAAGGCCAGTGCAATCGGCTGTTGCTGCAAAACGGCATATGCTTCTTTCACCGTATTGGCAAATAACAGAACGTCATCCTGATAACCTAGATTGCTTAATATGATTTTTAAACGGCGCTGGATGACATATTCATCTTCAACGATTAATACTGGTACTGGCAAGACTGCCTCCGATGCTGTCATAAGCACGCCCCTTATATTTATTTTTATATATCCCCTTTAAGATTAAAATATAAACAAAATCACACTAAAAATCATGATTTATTTATTTTTTATTATCTGAAGTTTTAAGCAGCGAGAAACGCTTACGCCCGTTTTCCATATCATAGACATAAAAAATGCCATCTGTTTAGCAGATGGCAGTTCAAGATAGAAAATCTTTTGAAGTTATACGAGCTGTCTACTTTAAGCAGTACCGTATTGCTGTTTTAAATATTTCACAATCTCAGCCGATTCAAACATTTTGGTATCTGTATTTGGATCGACCAGATAGGGAAGCTGAATATTATTTCCCATCATTTCAAACAAATGTTCACGCTTACCGCCTGGTAGTGGTTCATATTTTCCCGGTTTTAAACGCAATTTGGCCGGTCCATAATCTTGCCAGCGCTCTTTAGCGACATTATGAAAAACAAACGGCACTTCCAGTTCACTCAAAACGGCGCGTACAATTCGGGTATAAGGACTGGCCTCAAAGCCCCATAATTCTAATAACAGTTCAGGTGTTGGCCGATCCTTAATCTTGGGATTCACCATTCCGCCGCGTAAACCATTGAGGACGGTTCCCGCAATTGCAGCCACTGGAATTTTAGGATAGTGAGCATATTTCTTGGGAGTTTTGCCGGTTTTGCCATAATGCTTGAACAGATGATCGATAATATCCTGAGACTCATAGAGTCGATCACCGGTATTTTCATCAACTAAAAAAGGAAATTGCAGTTTTCCACCCAATTGCTGCACCTCAGGACGGAAATGAGTACCCCCTCGTGGACATGGATAAACTTCATAATCCAGATTTAGCAAGGTCATGACTTCACGCACCCGACGACAAAATGGTGAACCCTCGTATTCATAGAGCTTCAAGGCTTTTTCAGGCTGATTTGGAAACGGTGTACCCACCATCCCACGTCCACCTTCAGCGATTGAAGAGGCCAAAGCTTGTACAACTTTAATTTGATGACTCAACATAGTATTTTCCTATTTTTGTTTTATATGAATGAAAGACAGAATCTAGGCATCCTGTCTTTCAGGGTACAGATAAGTTTTGTTGTTATTCTTTCATGCAGAAATGCAGATTCCGGCCGATTAAGCCACTAATGCTGTTTTAGACACCACAATACCATTATTGTCTGCATAGACATACTCGCCTGCATTAAACGTGACACCACCAAAACAGAGAGAGATATCAACTTCACCCACACCCTTGCGGTTGCTCTTTTGCGGAATAGCCGCCAATGCATGCACACCAAGATCAAGTTCAGCAATCGCATCGACATCACGAACGCAACCATAAATAATTACGCCATTCCAGTGATTTTTTACCGCTGATTCTGCAATCAGGTCACCCATCAAGGCACAGCGCATGGATGCACCGCCATCTACGACCAGGACCTTGCCTGTTCCATCTGTGGCCAACAACTCTTTCACCCGCGAGTTATCTTCAAAACATTTTACTGTCACAATCTGACCGCCAAAGGTTTTGCGCGCCCCATAACTCTTAAAAAATTTACCGTCCAGGCAAGGTGTCACCACCTGAAGCTCTAATTCTGGATGATCATCTAACAAGTCACAGGTAACAAATGCTGCTGTAGACACGGTGTTTTCCCCTCATTTCATTTTTTGTATGCGTAAATTATCATAAATTTCAAATTTTACCGTCTGAGTTAGCGCGGCCTCGACCATAGTATGAGCCACCTGCTCGGCTGTCACTGGCTTATACGCAAAACTATCCGGAATAAAACGCGATACTTTGTGGTAAACCTGCTGCGCGATATCTTCCAAAAAACGCTGCTCTGGACGTTCACCAATGAGCAATGAAGGTCGAATCAAACTGATTCTGTCCAAGGACAATGTTTGTATATATTCTTCCAGTTCACCTTTGACCCGATTATAGTAAAAATGCGATTGGGAATCGGCACCCATTGCGCTTAGCAAAAGATAATGGGCTGAGGTTTGCTGTAACAGCTCTGCAAAGTGAGCATTTATGGTATAGTCAATACTATAAAATGCCTGTTTGGATCCGGCTTTTTTCATGGTGCTGCCCAGGCAGCTAAAACCATGGCTATGCTTGCTGACATCCTGATCATTCAACATCAGGAAATCTTCCAGTACCAGTTGTTGAACTTTATCCAAAGCATCCAGATCATTTTGATGTTTTCTGACCACTGCAGTAATCTGCTGGCAAGTCGGCTCATCTTGCAAACGTTTTATCAGTTGTTTTCCCACCAAGCCAGTGGCACCTATCACGATGGGATGAGTCAGTGATTTAGTCATTTTTTATACGATCTCCTGGGTGGAATACTAATCTAACGTTTTCTTTAGAATTTTTCTGCATCTAAAATGTTGTCAAAGCATGTCAAGACTTGACTTCGGTGCTTAGTTTAATCAAAATATGGCACTTGTTTACGGGCTGGTGATAATTCCTCTGATGTTGGTTTTCAGTTGAGTTTCAGCCCGCCCAGACCAATCTATTTCAAGGAGTGCACGAGTGGCAAACTCTGCTCAAGCTAAAAAACGTGCTCGTCAAAACGTTAAAGCACGCAAACACAACGCAAGCTTGCGTTCTATGGTTCGTACCTATCTTAAACGTACATTAGCTGCTATCAGCACTAATGACTATGCAGTTGCTACTGAAGCGTACAAATCGCTTGTTCCAGTAATCGACCGTATGGCTGACAAAGGCATCATCCATAAAAACAAAGCAGCTCGTCATAAGAGCCGCTTGAACGCGCAAGTTAAAGCACTAGCTTCTAACTAATCGCAAATGAAAAAAGCCCTTTTTAGGGCTTTTTTTGTGTCTGGAATTTGAAGAAACTAAAAAATATAATGACTCATTCAGAAAAATAATTTGTTTAGACAGCACTCATCCAGTCAATGCGATACTGTGAGATAAAAACCTGAATCTCCCTCTCT is from Acinetobacter lwoffii and encodes:
- a CDS encoding sensor histidine kinase, with amino-acid sequence MSSACSRSSKRQRLKWIGVFVLCSWLCLFCSISQAQNHFQINDLCQVKIEYIQKVQAQGPTEMPTSGWQSVRLPDNWQNNWKNYHGGAWYKIVWRWSCQDNIRLAEPVAFSIDYINSAGAVFLNGDLLWSDRNLQEPLSKSWNMPRYWVFPISGLRKDSNEILIYVNGYSFQSAGLGNIQFNNVLVNSQQYLEKIWDRRTVFQINMIFSATIGLICFIIWLFRRSETTFGWLALSSLLWILFISNVLTTENFPFHSTISAAKANMLFFIAYIHCFCLYLIRFVKQKFKQLERGFILVSVLSSLLVMISSLDYLEQVLGGVFIIYVLLFISCTVYVSYQAIKTRNGEYLFLTLCLWGILLCVVIDLIMLNQTQVNEFSPLSPYTSPIITLFVVLIMGTRLNRNVRKIEKFNTQLERKVQQVSADLNKSLSDKHQLELTNVRLQERINLSHELHDGLGGSIVRSMILVDQSSETVSKQQFLSMLKLLRDDLRQIIDSGSSIENKVPQTPVLWIAPVRYRFTQLMEEMGIVVEWSFPKVWQREPTALQCLTLIRVVEESLTNIIKHSQASQVKVSLEYSQPHQLTLSIQDNGIGFDADMVQKNGLSIGMRSMKMRVERMGGLFQIESEQGDTLIRVVLELYQP
- a CDS encoding response regulator, with the protein product MTASEAVLPVPVLIVEDEYVIQRRLKIILSNLGYQDDVLLFANTVKEAYAVLQQQPIALALVDLGLPDGSGISIIEKIREQDAQALILVVSAWSTQDSLFRAIQAGATGYVLKERDDVEVALAIRSILRGGAPIDPFVAREILKQISIPTISGTVEQNRPAADQETLTQREQEILSLVAQGLSNREIAEQLCVSRYTVESHIKHIYRKLSVSKRTKAVSTARHLGIL
- a CDS encoding glutathione S-transferase N-terminal domain-containing protein, giving the protein MLSHQIKVVQALASSIAEGGRGMVGTPFPNQPEKALKLYEYEGSPFCRRVREVMTLLNLDYEVYPCPRGGTHFRPEVQQLGGKLQFPFLVDENTGDRLYESQDIIDHLFKHYGKTGKTPKKYAHYPKIPVAAIAGTVLNGLRGGMVNPKIKDRPTPELLLELWGFEASPYTRIVRAVLSELEVPFVFHNVAKERWQDYGPAKLRLKPGKYEPLPGGKREHLFEMMGNNIQLPYLVDPNTDTKMFESAEIVKYLKQQYGTA
- the rraA gene encoding ribonuclease E activity regulator RraA produces the protein MSTAAFVTCDLLDDHPELELQVVTPCLDGKFFKSYGARKTFGGQIVTVKCFEDNSRVKELLATDGTGKVLVVDGGASMRCALMGDLIAESAVKNHWNGVIIYGCVRDVDAIAELDLGVHALAAIPQKSNRKGVGEVDISLCFGGVTFNAGEYVYADNNGIVVSKTALVA
- a CDS encoding NAD(P)H-binding protein, translating into MTKSLTHPIVIGATGLVGKQLIKRLQDEPTCQQITAVVRKHQNDLDALDKVQQLVLEDFLMLNDQDVSKHSHGFSCLGSTMKKAGSKQAFYSIDYTINAHFAELLQQTSAHYLLLSAMGADSQSHFYYNRVKGELEEYIQTLSLDRISLIRPSLLIGERPEQRFLEDIAQQVYHKVSRFIPDSFAYKPVTAEQVAHTMVEAALTQTVKFEIYDNLRIQKMK
- the rpsT gene encoding 30S ribosomal protein S20, translating into MANSAQAKKRARQNVKARKHNASLRSMVRTYLKRTLAAISTNDYAVATEAYKSLVPVIDRMADKGIIHKNKAARHKSRLNAQVKALASN